The following DNA comes from Spirulina major PCC 6313.
TCGCAGTCATTTAATGCGGTGAATAGTTTGCGGATTCTGGGCCGCTGGATGCGGATGTTCACGATTCCGAATCAATCTTCGGTGGCTAAGGCCTATCAGGAATTTGATGAGGAGGGCCAGATGAAAGATTCTCCCTTCCGCGATCGCCTCATTGATGTGATGGAAGAACTTCACAAATTCACGCTGTTATTGCGGGACAAAGTGGAGTATCTCACCGATCGCTACAGTGAACGCGCCAAGCCCTAGCCTAGGTGGCATCAGTGGCATCAGTGTATTCTTTTGAGGAGTGGGAATGAAAACCCCTCAGCTAGGAGATACAGCCTTACAACGTCACCGGAGAATCAACGTAGATGGTGGGGTCGGGGGTGGTGAAGTCGAGACCATATTCAGCTAACCGTCTTGAGATGGTTTCGTTGGCGAGTTCGAGTAAGCGTTTACGAAGTTGAATGGAGTTTTCACTTGATCCGAGAATAAAAAATGTGACTCGCGCCCGACTATTATCCTGTTCGTCGGTGTCCGTGAGTTGAATCCGAGTGCTACCGGGATCAATACCAACGAGGGCATCGGTGCTTTCTTTAATGACTTGCTCCACTAAGGCTTTTTCTTGCACTTGTAAGCTGTTTAAAAAGTTGAGATAAAGCAACACCATCACTTTTTTGCCCCGTGTGATGTTTTCGATTTCTGCGTCGGCCATGGATGAATTGGGGACGATCACGAGGGTATTTTTAGCCGGGGTGCGGATTTTGGTGGATCGTAAACCGATGGATTCGACGCGGCCAAACAGACCATTGGGGAGGCGGATATATTCGCCTTTGACGTAGGGGCGATCGAGGTAGAGAACGATGGTTCCGATGATTTGGGAGAGGGCACTTTGGGCGGCGAAACCGACGGCGGTGGCGGCAACCCCCAAACTGGCGACGAGACCGATGAGGTTAATGTCTTGGCTTTGGGCGTAGGCGATCGCAGCAATCAAACCAATCATCACGTTAATCACCGATTCAAAGGGGAGAATCAATTCATCGGGATCAAGGCCCATTTTTTGGACAAAGGCGATACCATAGACCTGCAAAAAGAGGTGAATCAAACGTGAAATCAGCCAGGCGAGGCTAATGGTGACGGCGAGTTCCATAATGGGGCGAACAAAGTCATACACGCCCCCGTAGGCGATCAACCAACTGAGGGAAATATTAATTAAGAGTAATGTGCCGGTGACGCGGATTTCGTGGCGGATTGGGTCGATCCAGCGATCGTAA
Coding sequences within:
- a CDS encoding mechanosensitive ion channel family protein, which translates into the protein MDFAQFSPVVSQIIQWLDQHQLLNAIVFLSFFITAIIIGRYTPTVVRLITYRFAPKQGRDIYDRWIDPIRHEIRVTGTLLLINISLSWLIAYGGVYDFVRPIMELAVTISLAWLISRLIHLFLQVYGIAFVQKMGLDPDELILPFESVINVMIGLIAAIAYAQSQDINLIGLVASLGVAATAVGFAAQSALSQIIGTIVLYLDRPYVKGEYIRLPNGLFGRVESIGLRSTKIRTPAKNTLVIVPNSSMADAEIENITRGKKVMVLLYLNFLNSLQVQEKALVEQVIKESTDALVGIDPGSTRIQLTDTDEQDNSRARVTFFILGSSENSIQLRKRLLELANETISRRLAEYGLDFTTPDPTIYVDSPVTL